AGCCCATCCGCGCCTACGTCGGCCTGCGCGCGCAGGTGTCGATTCCGGATGCGGCAAAGCGCGCCGTGCGCGAACTCAAGCGGGCGGGTGGTTTCGAGCGCGAACACCTCTGCATCGCCGTCGGTACGGGCACCGGCTGGCTCAGTGACTGGTCGATGGGCTCATTCGAATACCTCACGCGCGGCAACTGCGCGACGGTGAGCCTGCAGTACACCGTGCTCACGAGCGCGCTCGCCCTCATCGCCGACCGAAAATCGCCGCAGCTCACGGCCCAGCGCCTCTACCGCGAAGTCATGCTTGAGCTGCTCAAGCTGCCGCCCGAGCGGCGGCCGAAGCTCTACATGCAGGGCGAATCGCTCGGCGCGTTCGGTGCCCTGTCGGTGTTCGCCGACGCCGAAGACATGGCCGAGCGCCTTGACGGCGCGATCTGGGCGGGCACGCCCCAGTTCTCGCCGATCTGGCAGGAGCTCACCGCCGAACGAGCCCCGGGCTCGCGGCAGATCCTGCCCCGGGTACGCGACGGCGTGAACATCCGCTTCTCGAACCGCAGCGACGACCTACTCGGCCCCGTCGACGGCGAGCCGTACCAGTCGTGGAACGCGCACCGCATCATCTTCCTGCAGCACCCGAGCGACCCGGTGGTCTGGTGGCACCCGAGCCTCATCTGGCAGGAGCCAGAGTGGATGCGCGAACCGCGCGGCCACGACGTCACGCGGCGCATGGGCTGGTGGCCGTGGGTGACGTTCTGGCAGGTCGCGGCCGACATGCCGAACTCGATCGGCTCGAAGGGCGGCCACGCGCACCGCTACTTCGAAGAGTACGTGCCGGCCTGGGCCCAGGTGCTCGGCCGCGACGAGGAACTCGCTCCACTCACCGTGGAGGTGGCCCGGAACATCCACCCGCACTAGCGCGCGGGCGGCTGGCTCGCGCGCGGGCGGCCGGCTCGCTACGCCTCGACCGCGGCCTTTGCGGCGCGCTGCGCCTGCGCGACCTCGTCCATGAACCGCATGACGTCCTTGTCGACGAAGATGTCGCCGGGCGTGAGCGGACGATTGAGGTAGAGGCCCTCGAGCGAACGGATGCGCGACAGGGCGACGTAGGTCTGCCCTGGCGAGAACGCCCGCGTGCCGAGGTCGACGACGGCGCGGTCGTAGGTCTTGCCCTGCGACTTGTGGATCGTCACGGCCCAGGCGAGGCGCAGCGGGAACTGGTGAAACTCCCCCACGACCTCGCGCGAAAGCTGCTTCGACTCCGGGTCGATCTGATACCGGAGCTTCTCCCACACGATCGGCTCGACCTCGTGCTCTTCGCCGTCGATCTCGACGTAGACGGTGCGGCTGATACGCGACACCTCGCCGACCGAGCCGTTCACCCAGCGGCCGTCGGAGTCGTTGCGCAGGAACATCACCTGCGCGCCCTCCTTGAGCACGAGCTCGGTCTCGGCGGGGAACGTGCGGGCACCCTCGAAGTCGCCGTGGATCTCGGC
The Gulosibacter sediminis genome window above contains:
- a CDS encoding alpha/beta-hydrolase family protein encodes the protein MFARRLRRAVARRARKPEVERYTEADLRRRKVRPNWWGIAGAQVTSWIALGPSFLPRTWWMTAGSLAFSQLYGYGLGSSLRWVRRSIMPFLRRSFPDTDFARVPDALAQAWRISVITTLVGGTVWAFGASVPRQREIARLVDRLPPDARTQLAGITAGTGLTAVALGVIALFRLQSRSTRRLLQRFLPALAAPFSGAFVTFAATYYLNRSVLWDRLMAMLRGRAAERNLQPLPGRTAPEQLERSGSNASYEPFSTLGRHGKAIVSDGPRRADIERYWRARDNGSGPSDEEILEPIRAYVGLRAQVSIPDAAKRAVRELKRAGGFEREHLCIAVGTGTGWLSDWSMGSFEYLTRGNCATVSLQYTVLTSALALIADRKSPQLTAQRLYREVMLELLKLPPERRPKLYMQGESLGAFGALSVFADAEDMAERLDGAIWAGTPQFSPIWQELTAERAPGSRQILPRVRDGVNIRFSNRSDDLLGPVDGEPYQSWNAHRIIFLQHPSDPVVWWHPSLIWQEPEWMREPRGHDVTRRMGWWPWVTFWQVAADMPNSIGSKGGHAHRYFEEYVPAWAQVLGRDEELAPLTVEVARNIHPH